Proteins from one Psychromonas sp. psych-6C06 genomic window:
- a CDS encoding arylsulfatase, producing MSIRTKFIKSLTIISTLGVLVSANAVATEKPNILVIWGDDIGQSNLSAYTFGLMGYKTNNIDSIAKEGMMFTDYYGEQSCTAGRSTFITGQSVFRTGLSKVGMPGADIGLQAEDITIAEALKPLGYATGQFGKNHLGDKDEFLPTAHGFDEFLGNLYHLNAEEEPEHPDYPKDPEFRKKFGPRGVIHSFADGKIEDTGALTKKRMETIDDETVAAAEDFMERSVKAKKPFFVWWSGTRMHFRTHVKPELQGSSKISNYADGMLEHDRHVGILLKKVDDLGIKDNTIVFYSTDNGPHMNSWPDAGTTPFRGEKNTNWEGAYRVPAMVRWPGKIKANSVSNDIMHHMDWLPTFVAAAGDSDIKAKLKKGHKAGKKKFKNHLDGYNFLPYLTGEDTTPPRKEIFYFTDDGDVAALRYNKWKLVFMEQRVEGTLQLWAEPFVTLRLPKIYNLRMDPYENADITSNSYWDWVLDHAFMLVPAQAYVGNFLATFEEFPPRQKAASFSLSEVLEKLSTPSSN from the coding sequence ATGTCAATAAGAACTAAATTTATAAAAAGCCTAACGATAATTTCTACTTTAGGGGTTTTAGTTTCTGCTAATGCTGTAGCTACTGAGAAGCCAAATATACTTGTTATTTGGGGAGATGATATTGGTCAATCAAATCTTAGTGCCTATACATTTGGCTTGATGGGCTATAAAACCAATAATATCGATAGCATTGCTAAAGAGGGAATGATGTTTACCGATTATTATGGTGAGCAATCTTGTACTGCAGGCCGATCAACCTTTATTACCGGACAGAGTGTATTTCGTACTGGACTGAGTAAAGTGGGTATGCCTGGTGCGGATATTGGTTTACAAGCTGAAGACATAACTATTGCTGAAGCATTGAAACCATTAGGTTATGCAACGGGCCAATTTGGTAAAAATCACCTTGGTGATAAAGATGAATTTCTGCCTACTGCACATGGTTTTGATGAGTTCCTTGGTAACTTGTACCATTTAAATGCAGAAGAAGAGCCAGAGCATCCAGATTATCCTAAAGACCCTGAGTTTCGTAAGAAGTTTGGTCCACGTGGGGTCATTCACTCTTTTGCTGACGGCAAAATTGAAGATACCGGTGCGTTAACCAAAAAACGTATGGAAACTATCGATGATGAAACAGTGGCCGCCGCGGAAGACTTTATGGAGCGGAGCGTTAAAGCTAAAAAACCTTTCTTTGTCTGGTGGAGTGGCACGCGTATGCATTTTCGTACCCATGTTAAACCAGAGCTACAAGGCTCATCTAAAATCAGTAATTATGCTGATGGTATGCTAGAGCATGATCGCCATGTGGGTATTTTACTGAAAAAAGTCGATGATCTTGGTATCAAAGATAACACCATCGTATTCTATTCGACAGATAATGGCCCACACATGAATAGTTGGCCTGATGCAGGTACAACACCGTTCCGTGGTGAAAAAAATACGAACTGGGAAGGGGCTTATCGTGTGCCTGCAATGGTTCGTTGGCCTGGTAAAATAAAGGCTAATTCGGTATCAAACGATATTATGCATCACATGGATTGGTTGCCAACCTTTGTTGCTGCCGCTGGTGATTCTGATATCAAAGCTAAACTTAAAAAGGGCCATAAAGCCGGTAAAAAGAAATTTAAAAATCATTTAGATGGTTATAACTTTTTACCTTACTTGACAGGTGAAGATACAACACCACCTCGTAAAGAGATTTTCTACTTTACTGATGATGGTGATGTCGCAGCATTACGCTATAACAAATGGAAGTTAGTCTTTATGGAGCAACGAGTTGAAGGTACATTGCAACTGTGGGCTGAACCATTTGTAACGCTACGCTTACCTAAAATATATAACCTACGCATGGATCCATATGAAAATGCGGATATCACTTCAAACAGTTATTGGGATTGGGTACTTGATCACGCATTTATGTTAGTGCCTGCTCAAGCTTATGTCGGTAATTTCTTAGCCACATTTGAAGAGTTTCCTCCTCGACAAAAAGCAGCAAGCTTTAGTTTATCGGAAGTGTTAGAAAAGTTGAGTACACCATCCAGTAATTAA
- a CDS encoding insulinase family protein, which produces MLQQDSRANNKVYLQFSAPGGISSLPPEFRVAAVAAPNVYAYSGLSDLSSQQTQQLFEVNNATITPYIDNTSQGFTLETTSDDLAFALSAIHAAMLYGKIEPHVFKNIKQNMLNWNRNNDPDFLSIREKDLFINNAYEGKLSLKQLYNLEQESVEYVYNTLFGHANGYKLTLVGDFNDVQTKLMITKYLGSLPAGELHQYTHQQFPISKNKVVLKENINGEQRADLIFDFIFEATQPSIKEIYATDILSRILNRKLLAYVREELSLSYAPQAWCGHATAGSNYARCQINVVTDKSDADKGVTAVEEALASLYQHGVSQDELDEHKNALALAMLDNDKIPKARAWFIHRDAMLGFAVGSVLESNQVVNSIDKSYMDALINRSLKDAGQVTLIAFPR; this is translated from the coding sequence TTGCTGCAACAGGATAGTCGTGCTAACAACAAAGTCTATTTACAGTTCTCAGCCCCGGGTGGTATCTCCTCGTTGCCACCAGAATTTCGAGTTGCTGCGGTTGCTGCGCCAAATGTTTATGCTTACAGTGGCCTATCTGATTTATCAAGTCAGCAAACACAGCAATTATTTGAAGTTAATAACGCCACTATTACACCGTATATCGATAATACATCGCAGGGGTTCACTCTTGAAACTACGAGCGATGATTTAGCATTTGCTCTTTCAGCAATTCATGCTGCCATGTTGTACGGTAAAATTGAGCCACATGTGTTTAAAAACATTAAACAAAACATGCTCAATTGGAATAGAAACAATGATCCTGATTTTCTTTCTATTAGAGAAAAAGATCTCTTTATCAATAACGCTTATGAAGGAAAGTTATCGTTAAAACAGTTATACAACCTTGAGCAAGAAAGTGTTGAATACGTTTATAACACATTATTTGGCCACGCTAATGGCTATAAACTTACTTTGGTTGGTGATTTTAATGATGTCCAAACCAAGCTGATGATAACAAAATATTTAGGTAGTTTACCGGCAGGCGAATTACATCAATATACGCATCAGCAATTCCCAATTTCGAAGAACAAAGTTGTATTAAAAGAAAATATAAATGGTGAACAGCGTGCTGATCTCATCTTTGATTTTATATTTGAAGCGACACAACCAAGCATCAAAGAAATTTACGCTACTGATATATTGTCACGTATTTTGAATCGTAAACTTCTTGCCTATGTACGCGAGGAATTATCACTCTCTTACGCACCTCAAGCATGGTGTGGACATGCAACAGCAGGCAGTAACTATGCGCGTTGCCAAATTAATGTAGTCACGGATAAAAGTGATGCCGACAAAGGCGTAACGGCTGTAGAGGAAGCATTAGCTTCTCTTTATCAACACGGTGTTTCTCAGGACGAGCTAGATGAGCATAAAAATGCATTAGCATTAGCAATGTTAGACAATGATAAAATCCCTAAAGCCAGAGCGTGGTTTATTCATCGCGATGCCATGCTAGGATTTGCTGTTGGTTCTGTATTGGAGTCAAATCAGGTTGTGAATAGTATCGATAAAAGTTACATGGACGCATTAATAAATCGTTCATTAAAAGACGCTGGGCAAGTTACACTCATCGCGTTTCCTCGATAA
- a CDS encoding diguanylate cyclase — MPHICVLLTLFIVSFHANAHRVLAYIELGELNTIQLNEHNLWSKTTQLDRPPSFKLLKQLYQNGQLVPSTLGKMGAYATKIKLANTKGENETWFVNLHINYLDVGTAYWESEQGDIIELASFGQTNSENPKLTHSQVFSLPLRDAESGTLWIYIQAKIFAIPADLKFESQTTFYRSQFLINSATSISFTVMMTLALIAFVIYIRTKYLVTLACTAYVGLHALGWFAASGSWGHLFSVSNFNPAYIGMLIFPFAIAAASQFTRLLFNCQEYHLKLAKIFNLLTISCLAFGILMPFIPFALSYLISHIIAIIWAPLCIGTGFYMLSKNDFRAKYYLAGNLLYGLTLVVYVISHTYKMVWNVSPELVVQLALTFDCICILLSLSEWLQIKQKEFQRSYITSRIDPLTQIGNRFAQNETLANLTGHYCLTFIDLDNFKQVNDQLGHEEGDQVLITTVDLIQKNLPGLGSLFRCGGDEFILVVSLNGSQNIETTIMQLSEALLKAELQLKKRGWVDTGLSFGTATSFETSNQSECLSLADQRMYKHKQEKKKTTAITA, encoded by the coding sequence ATGCCCCATATTTGTGTGTTATTAACGCTTTTTATTGTATCGTTTCACGCTAATGCTCATAGAGTGTTAGCTTATATTGAATTAGGTGAGCTCAACACTATTCAACTAAACGAACATAATCTATGGTCGAAAACGACACAGCTCGATCGTCCCCCTAGTTTTAAATTGTTAAAACAACTATATCAAAATGGCCAGCTTGTCCCTTCTACCCTTGGGAAAATGGGCGCCTATGCAACTAAAATTAAATTAGCTAATACTAAAGGAGAGAATGAAACTTGGTTTGTTAACCTGCATATCAACTATTTAGATGTAGGCACCGCTTACTGGGAGTCTGAGCAAGGCGATATTATTGAACTAGCGAGCTTTGGACAAACAAACAGTGAGAACCCCAAGCTGACACATTCACAAGTATTTTCACTGCCATTACGTGATGCAGAGAGTGGTACGCTTTGGATTTACATTCAGGCTAAAATATTTGCCATACCAGCAGATTTAAAGTTCGAAAGTCAAACTACCTTCTACCGTAGCCAATTTTTAATTAATAGCGCAACTTCGATTTCATTTACGGTCATGATGACACTGGCCTTAATTGCTTTTGTTATATACATAAGAACCAAGTATTTAGTGACATTAGCTTGCACCGCATACGTAGGTTTACATGCACTGGGTTGGTTTGCAGCCTCTGGCAGCTGGGGGCATTTATTTTCCGTTTCGAATTTTAATCCTGCATATATTGGCATGTTGATCTTCCCCTTTGCTATCGCTGCAGCTAGCCAATTCACACGCCTACTCTTTAACTGCCAGGAATATCATTTAAAGTTAGCAAAAATATTTAACTTACTGACCATCAGCTGTTTAGCATTTGGGATCTTGATGCCTTTTATCCCCTTTGCATTAAGTTACTTAATTTCTCACATCATCGCCATAATATGGGCCCCGCTCTGTATTGGCACAGGTTTTTACATGCTCAGTAAAAATGACTTCAGAGCAAAGTATTACTTAGCCGGTAATCTTTTATACGGATTAACATTGGTTGTTTATGTTATCTCTCATACTTATAAAATGGTATGGAACGTATCCCCCGAACTGGTTGTGCAACTTGCATTAACCTTTGATTGTATATGTATTCTTCTGTCTCTTTCAGAATGGTTACAAATAAAGCAAAAAGAGTTTCAACGTAGTTATATTACTTCTCGTATTGACCCATTAACGCAAATAGGTAACCGTTTCGCACAAAATGAAACCTTAGCTAACTTAACAGGGCACTACTGTCTTACGTTTATTGATCTTGATAATTTTAAGCAAGTTAATGATCAACTGGGCCATGAAGAAGGCGATCAAGTCTTAATTACCACGGTTGATCTAATACAGAAGAATTTACCGGGACTCGGGTCTTTATTTCGTTGTGGTGGCGATGAATTCATTTTAGTCGTGAGTCTTAATGGCTCACAAAATATAGAGACAACAATAATGCAGTTATCAGAAGCGTTATTAAAAGCTGAATTACAACTGAAAAAAAGAGGATGGGTAGATACAGGGCTTAGCTTTGGCACTGCAACGAGTTTTGAAACATCCAATCAATCTGAATGTTTATCTTTAGCTGATCAGCGAATGTATAAACACAAACAAGAAAAGAAAAAAACAACTGCAATAACTGCTTAG
- a CDS encoding PAS domain-containing methyl-accepting chemotaxis protein: protein MGFFSTKHKKVEPLSASQLKAKKSDQIFNSIKQSVAYIEFTPEGKIVDANDNFLHTVGFTIDEIKGQHHRIFCDVAYSQSNEYQDFWKQLAAGNSIKDRFLRFTKGKDPIWLEASYSAVKGDNNEVISVVKIATDVTDFVEKSNIQKGILKALDHSTATISFELDGSIIDANENFLNTTGYSLSDIKGQHHQLFCSPELINSNEYKEFWAQLNRGEFVQGLFERRDKEGNVLWLEASYNPIIDENGNLLRVIKFATDVTLRVLNINNASDAVHSTTTETEQVSAQGTDVLAKSVAIMDEITSNVEIVATDISAINEQSDKINNIVSTISSIADQTNLLALNAAIEAARAGESGRGFAVVADEVRQLATRTSDSTAEITEVVKNNATLSMALSQNIIETQQKSLAGSELIAQVDGIFEDINKGMKAVASAVDRL from the coding sequence ATGGGATTTTTTTCAACGAAACACAAGAAAGTGGAGCCACTTTCAGCCTCCCAACTTAAAGCAAAAAAATCAGACCAGATATTCAACAGTATAAAACAGTCCGTTGCATATATTGAGTTTACCCCTGAGGGGAAAATAGTAGATGCTAATGATAACTTTTTGCATACTGTCGGTTTTACAATTGATGAGATTAAAGGTCAACATCACCGCATATTTTGTGATGTAGCGTACTCTCAGTCCAATGAGTATCAAGATTTCTGGAAACAGCTTGCCGCAGGAAACTCTATTAAAGACCGCTTTCTTCGCTTTACTAAAGGTAAAGATCCTATCTGGTTGGAAGCAAGTTACAGTGCTGTTAAAGGTGATAACAATGAGGTTATTTCGGTAGTTAAAATAGCGACTGATGTGACCGATTTTGTTGAAAAATCAAATATTCAAAAAGGCATATTGAAAGCACTTGATCATTCAACTGCCACTATCTCTTTTGAGTTGGATGGCAGCATCATTGATGCGAATGAAAACTTTCTCAACACAACAGGTTATAGCCTTTCCGATATTAAAGGCCAGCATCATCAATTGTTTTGTTCGCCAGAGCTAATTAATAGCAATGAATATAAAGAGTTTTGGGCACAGTTAAACAGGGGAGAATTCGTACAAGGTTTATTTGAACGAAGAGATAAAGAAGGTAATGTTTTATGGCTAGAGGCAAGTTATAACCCGATAATAGATGAAAATGGAAATTTATTGCGTGTCATAAAATTTGCCACAGATGTAACACTGCGCGTATTAAATATCAATAATGCTTCTGATGCGGTCCACTCTACAACCACCGAAACAGAGCAAGTGTCAGCGCAAGGTACCGATGTTTTGGCAAAAAGTGTGGCTATCATGGATGAAATCACGAGTAACGTTGAAATAGTGGCAACGGATATATCTGCGATCAACGAGCAATCAGATAAAATCAATAATATTGTTAGCACCATTTCTTCAATTGCAGATCAAACTAATCTATTAGCATTAAATGCTGCAATAGAAGCAGCAAGGGCTGGGGAGTCAGGACGAGGCTTTGCTGTCGTTGCTGATGAAGTCAGACAATTGGCTACTCGAACCAGCGACTCAACCGCTGAAATTACAGAAGTGGTTAAAAATAATGCCACCTTATCAATGGCGTTATCGCAAAACATTATCGAAACGCAGCAAAAATCGTTAGCGGGTTCAGAGCTTATTGCGCAAGTAGATGGCATATTTGAGGATATAAACAAAGGCATGAAAGCAGTGGCTTCTGCGGTTGACCGGTTATAA